Proteins encoded within one genomic window of Chloroflexota bacterium:
- the hypB gene encoding hydrogenase nickel incorporation protein HypB: MTQSPSTTRNIPVVEKILNANEQLASENRQRLDQAGVFGINIMASPGAGKTSVIEKTLAGLGGRFKVAAIDGDVATSIDADRAAAAGATAVQINTGGECHLDAVMLRGALQQLNLPQFELLMVENVGNLICPANFQLGTHKNILIASVPEGDDKPYKYPGMYRGVDALIINKIDLLPYIPFKMDYFRKGVQLLNPDLVTFPVSCMTGEGFVDWITWLVAHLQKA; encoded by the coding sequence ATGACACAATCCCCCTCCACCACCCGCAATATCCCCGTCGTAGAAAAAATTCTCAACGCCAACGAACAACTCGCCAGCGAGAACCGCCAGCGCCTCGACCAGGCGGGTGTATTTGGCATCAATATTATGGCCTCCCCCGGGGCCGGAAAAACATCCGTCATCGAGAAAACCCTGGCCGGGCTAGGTGGGCGCTTCAAAGTCGCTGCGATTGATGGCGATGTGGCTACCTCGATTGATGCCGACCGGGCCGCCGCTGCCGGGGCAACGGCTGTGCAAATCAACACCGGTGGCGAGTGCCATCTCGATGCCGTTATGCTGCGCGGCGCGCTCCAGCAGCTCAACCTGCCACAATTCGAGCTGCTAATGGTCGAGAACGTGGGCAACCTGATTTGCCCGGCCAATTTCCAGCTTGGCACGCACAAAAATATCCTCATCGCCTCCGTGCCGGAGGGTGACGATAAGCCCTACAAATACCCCGGCATGTATCGCGGCGTGGACGCCCTGATTATTAACAAGATCGATCTGCTACCCTATATTCCCTTCAAGATGGATTACTTCCGCAAAGGCGTGCAACTGCTCAACCCTGATCTGGTCACTTTCCCCGTTTCGTGCATGACCGGCGAGGGCTTCGTTGATTGGATTACGTGGTTGGTCGCGCACCTCCAAAAGGCATGA